Proteins co-encoded in one Negativicutes bacterium genomic window:
- a CDS encoding Gfo/Idh/MocA family oxidoreductase gives MRAALIGLGAMGRGHLDNYLRMLKDGGPLQLVAVCDVDPAKFENFRGQLNLEGIGDSHYDFSQFHCYHDLDEMLAKEDLEFVTIALPTFLHCQTAVKCLQQGLHVLCEKPMAMDAAECRLMIETAQRCNQQLMIGHCLRFWGEYEFLKQTMESGIYGKAIAA, from the coding sequence ATGAGAGCAGCTTTAATCGGTCTGGGAGCCATGGGCAGAGGTCATTTGGATAACTATCTTCGTATGCTGAAAGACGGCGGTCCGCTGCAATTGGTGGCGGTCTGTGACGTGGATCCGGCGAAATTTGAGAATTTTCGGGGGCAGCTGAATCTGGAGGGGATCGGCGACAGCCATTATGATTTCAGCCAATTTCACTGCTATCACGATCTGGATGAAATGCTGGCTAAAGAAGACCTGGAATTTGTGACGATCGCTCTGCCCACCTTTTTGCATTGTCAGACCGCAGTGAAATGCCTGCAGCAGGGTTTGCATGTCTTATGCGAGAAACCAATGGCGATGGATGCAGCGGAATGCCGCCTGATGATAGAGACGGCGCAGCGCTGCAATCAACAGCTGATGATCGGTCATTGTCTGCGTTTCTGGGGTGAATACGAATTTCTCAAACAGACGATGGAGAGCGGAATTTATGGCAAAGCGATTGCCGC
- a CDS encoding sugar phosphate isomerase/epimerase, translated as MKKGINEVGIPKGLSRAEEFAWVSAAGFDGIELNLESPLSPTEVAEILQLCRKHHLEIIGLVSPHLWQYRLTANDSAKRKRAQEIVKQLVIDAKALQASCILVVPGMVDEETSYLEAYDNALQAIRELKPFLQHYGVFVGIENVWNKFLLSPLEMRHFIEEIDSPLVGAYFDVGNAVVNSYPEYWIEILDDMLLRIHLKDFKRSVGNLEGFVDLLEGDVNWPRVMSALRAAAYDGYLTVEVPFAKLAPQHFLNNTISHLETIFSM; from the coding sequence ATGAAAAAAGGCATCAATGAAGTTGGTATCCCCAAGGGGCTGAGCCGCGCAGAGGAATTCGCCTGGGTATCTGCGGCCGGATTTGACGGAATCGAATTAAATTTGGAAAGTCCTCTCTCGCCAACAGAAGTTGCGGAAATTCTGCAGTTATGCAGAAAACATCATTTGGAAATCATCGGCCTGGTTTCACCTCATCTGTGGCAGTACCGCCTGACCGCCAATGACTCTGCCAAACGCAAGCGGGCGCAGGAAATTGTGAAACAACTGGTCATCGACGCCAAAGCACTGCAGGCCAGCTGCATTTTGGTTGTACCCGGTATGGTGGATGAGGAAACTTCTTACCTCGAAGCCTATGATAACGCTTTGCAGGCGATTCGGGAATTGAAACCTTTTCTGCAGCACTACGGCGTATTTGTAGGGATTGAAAACGTTTGGAACAAATTTTTACTGTCTCCCTTGGAAATGCGGCATTTCATTGAAGAAATCGATTCGCCGCTGGTGGGAGCTTATTTTGATGTTGGCAATGCCGTGGTCAATTCCTACCCCGAATATTGGATTGAAATCCTCGATGATATGCTGCTCCGCATTCACTTGAAAGATTTTAAACGCTCAGTTGGCAACCTGGAAGGCTTTGTCGATTTATTGGAAGGGGATGTCAATTGGCCGCGGGTGATGTCTGCCCTGCGCGCCGCCGCCTATGACGGTTATCTCACCGTAGAAGTCCCCTTCGCAAAATTGGCACCGCAGCATTTTTTGAACAATACAATCAGTCATCTGGAAACCATTTTCAGCATGTAA
- a CDS encoding pyridoxal phosphate-dependent aminotransferase, which translates to MQDSPLAQRISLLQGEGAYKVLAQATALEAQGRDIIHLEIGQPNFHTPLNIQQAAFRAIAEGKTGYTAAQGLLETRQAIAEYCWKYKQVKTNPEEIVVTPGAKPIIFFTMLALINPGDEVICPNPGFPTYASCIHFSGGKEVALKLLAENSFQPDPDELKSLLNEKTKLVILNNPSNPTGQMIGKEQMLQLVEIIRDNSRAYILCDEIYDRLIFDQTQALSAAAVAGMKDRTILLDGFSKTYAMTGWRLGYGVMQAEIAAAFSTLMVNSNGCAASFSQIAAIEALRGPQESVTMMRDAFAERSVWLAKALNQIDGIECQIPNSAFYVFPSVQKTGIGSAEFAERLLNEAGVAALDGESFGLYGKGHLRLSTANSMENIQAAAARIAAFTTSLQATV; encoded by the coding sequence ATGCAGGATAGCCCGCTGGCGCAGCGCATTTCCTTGCTGCAGGGAGAAGGCGCTTACAAGGTTCTGGCCCAGGCGACCGCTTTGGAAGCGCAGGGACGGGATATTATTCATCTCGAAATCGGACAGCCGAATTTTCACACCCCGCTGAATATACAACAGGCGGCATTTCGGGCGATTGCGGAGGGCAAGACCGGTTATACCGCGGCGCAGGGGCTGCTGGAAACGCGTCAGGCCATTGCCGAATACTGTTGGAAATACAAGCAGGTGAAAACGAATCCGGAAGAGATTGTGGTGACGCCCGGCGCTAAACCGATTATTTTTTTTACCATGCTGGCTTTGATCAATCCCGGCGATGAAGTCATTTGCCCCAACCCCGGTTTCCCAACCTATGCCTCCTGCATCCATTTCAGCGGAGGTAAAGAGGTGGCTTTGAAACTGCTGGCTGAGAATTCTTTTCAGCCGGACCCAGACGAATTGAAGTCGCTGCTGAATGAGAAAACGAAGCTCGTCATTTTAAACAATCCATCCAATCCAACCGGTCAGATGATCGGTAAGGAGCAGATGCTGCAATTGGTGGAAATCATCCGGGACAATTCCAGGGCTTATATTTTATGTGATGAGATTTATGACCGCTTGATTTTCGATCAAACCCAGGCGCTGTCCGCGGCAGCCGTTGCAGGGATGAAGGATCGCACCATTTTACTGGATGGCTTTTCCAAAACCTATGCCATGACCGGCTGGCGTCTGGGTTACGGTGTGATGCAGGCGGAAATTGCCGCGGCGTTTTCTACTTTGATGGTCAACAGCAACGGCTGTGCCGCTTCGTTCAGTCAGATCGCCGCCATCGAAGCGCTGCGCGGCCCGCAGGAAAGTGTGACGATGATGCGCGACGCCTTTGCGGAACGCTCCGTTTGGTTGGCCAAAGCGCTCAATCAAATTGACGGAATTGAATGCCAAATCCCGAACAGCGCCTTTTACGTCTTCCCCAGCGTGCAAAAAACCGGCATCGGCAGCGCGGAATTCGCTGAACGCCTGCTGAATGAAGCCGGTGTGGCGGCATTGGATGGGGAATCCTTTGGTTTGTATGGCAAAGGCCATCTGCGTTTATCCACAGCGAATTCGATGGAGAATATTCAGGCGGCAGCGGCCCGCATCGCCGCATTTACAACCAGCTTGCAGGCGACAGTTTAA